From Terriglobales bacterium, the proteins below share one genomic window:
- a CDS encoding DUF1385 domain-containing protein, with protein sequence MTYWKQYLRLLAATQLLPALESGEETLVGGQAVLEGVMMRTPHAWGITVRKQSGETVTHSDLLKRPSDKRKWMGWPVVRGVVTLGYAMMLGFRALKFSANVALEEMTGKPSEGSKPQEKLEISGWMATVNIVLSLGFFILFYKFLPLLAATGLKHAFPTLGNQILFNLVDGAIRIGLFLLFVWGISLANDIHRVYEYHGAEHKTVFAFETGEPVDVPRAQSFVTWHPRCGTSFLMTVMLICIIVYSLFPIQTFWGKFALRIIALPFIAGISYELIRYAAKKRNSLFAMLTKPGLWLQRITTQPPSDEQVVCAITALDAALDLEKQNGGELVIA encoded by the coding sequence ATGACTTACTGGAAACAATACCTTCGACTACTGGCGGCGACTCAGCTGCTTCCCGCTCTTGAGAGCGGAGAGGAGACCCTCGTCGGCGGCCAGGCTGTGCTCGAAGGAGTCATGATGCGTACGCCCCATGCGTGGGGCATCACGGTTCGCAAGCAGTCGGGCGAGACGGTCACGCATTCAGACCTGCTGAAGCGTCCCTCGGACAAGCGCAAGTGGATGGGTTGGCCGGTCGTTCGCGGAGTCGTGACGCTTGGTTATGCGATGATGCTCGGCTTTCGTGCTCTGAAGTTCTCGGCGAACGTAGCTTTGGAAGAGATGACCGGCAAGCCTTCGGAAGGCTCAAAGCCTCAGGAGAAGCTCGAGATCAGCGGATGGATGGCGACCGTCAACATCGTCCTCTCACTCGGTTTTTTCATTCTGTTCTACAAGTTCCTCCCGCTGCTCGCAGCTACCGGTCTAAAGCACGCATTTCCCACACTGGGCAATCAGATTCTCTTCAATCTTGTTGATGGCGCGATTCGTATTGGCTTGTTCCTGCTCTTCGTCTGGGGAATCTCGCTGGCCAATGACATCCATCGCGTGTACGAGTATCACGGCGCCGAGCACAAGACGGTGTTTGCTTTCGAAACTGGCGAGCCGGTGGATGTACCGCGCGCACAGAGCTTCGTCACATGGCATCCGCGCTGCGGCACCAGCTTCCTGATGACGGTGATGCTGATCTGCATCATCGTTTACAGTCTGTTCCCGATTCAGACCTTTTGGGGCAAGTTCGCGCTGCGCATCATCGCGCTGCCGTTTATCGCCGGCATCTCGTATGAGCTGATCCGCTACGCAGCGAAGAAGCGCAATTCGCTTTTCGCGATGCTCACGAAGCCGGGACTTTGGCTGCAGAGGATCACGACCCAGCCACCGTCTGACGAGCAAGTAGTCTGCGCAATCACCGCCCTCGACGCCGCTCTCGATCTCGAAAAGCAAAACGGCGGCGAACTGGTGATTGCCTAG
- a CDS encoding FdhF/YdeP family oxidoreductase: protein MARPVQGSAEKGNSRWNPKSWVSLIPYGLNQQHPNSYKEMLDVAWENRDNLGYAYRILRDGCCDGCSLGTSGMHDWTMKGIHLCAVRLQLLRLNTMPAMDWHLLEDVAPLRETSEKKLRKLGRLAVPMVRRKGEKGFTRVSWDEAIEIVAEQLKGIDPKRVAWFLTSRGLTNEAYYAHQKVARFIGTNHVDTSARICHAPSTAGLMATVGCAATTCSYSDWIGSDLIVFVGANPANNQPVTTKYLYYAKKAGTKIVVVNPYAEPGMERYWVPSVMESALFGTKLADDFFQVHAGGDIAFFYGAIKHLIENNWINRDFIAARTAGWEQIEAKARSLSWEALERSAGQTRADMFRFAKMFGQARHAIVVWSMGITQHRYGTDNVRAIVNLQLSRGNIGRPHTGLMPIRGHSGVQGGAEMGGMPSAYVMGFPVTEDNAKRFAAPQMWGFEPPSWKGMPAAHMVLAAERGEIDALWQSGGNFKQTLPQPELVDRALGKIKLRVHQDIVVNPTMLVDPADTVVLFPARTRYEQRGGGSETSTERRVIFSPEIAGPRIPETKDEWEIPVLVARKLDPARAQNAFAWADTQDIRNEIERVCPTYKGIANLKYKGDNFQYGGSRLLVDKCLTPDGKGHFSAVELPDEHVPAGQFLLTTRRGKQFNSIIHDETDPLTGARRDDVIISTEDAERLSLKNGDPITLRNQSGEFQGRVRVDRIRPGVLAAHWPEINVLIPAGRLDASGVPDYNATVEIVGATCLVGDAAVAVA, encoded by the coding sequence GTGGCACGTCCAGTGCAGGGTTCTGCCGAGAAAGGCAATTCGCGGTGGAATCCGAAGAGTTGGGTCAGCCTCATTCCTTATGGCCTGAATCAGCAGCATCCCAACAGCTACAAAGAAATGCTCGATGTCGCCTGGGAGAACCGCGACAACCTGGGGTATGCCTATCGCATTCTGCGCGACGGCTGCTGCGATGGATGCTCGCTGGGCACCAGCGGCATGCATGACTGGACGATGAAAGGCATTCATCTGTGCGCGGTCCGGCTGCAGCTTCTGCGCTTGAACACCATGCCGGCGATGGACTGGCATCTGCTCGAAGATGTCGCGCCTCTGCGAGAGACGTCAGAAAAGAAGCTGCGCAAGCTGGGACGACTGGCCGTTCCGATGGTCCGACGCAAAGGTGAAAAAGGATTTACGCGCGTTTCGTGGGATGAGGCCATCGAGATCGTTGCCGAGCAACTCAAGGGCATCGATCCGAAGCGTGTCGCATGGTTCCTGACATCGCGCGGGCTGACGAACGAAGCCTACTATGCGCATCAGAAAGTTGCGCGATTCATTGGGACAAATCATGTCGATACGAGCGCACGCATCTGCCATGCGCCAAGCACAGCCGGGCTCATGGCGACGGTCGGATGCGCAGCAACGACGTGCTCATACTCCGACTGGATCGGCAGCGATCTGATCGTCTTTGTCGGAGCGAATCCGGCCAACAATCAGCCAGTCACGACCAAGTATCTTTACTACGCGAAGAAGGCCGGGACAAAGATTGTTGTAGTGAATCCTTACGCTGAGCCCGGAATGGAACGGTACTGGGTTCCGTCGGTGATGGAGAGCGCGTTGTTCGGCACCAAGCTTGCCGACGATTTCTTTCAGGTACATGCGGGCGGCGACATTGCCTTCTTCTATGGCGCCATTAAGCACCTGATCGAGAACAACTGGATCAATCGCGACTTCATCGCCGCGCGCACTGCAGGTTGGGAACAGATCGAAGCCAAAGCCCGCTCACTTTCCTGGGAGGCGCTGGAGCGATCCGCCGGTCAGACTCGCGCCGATATGTTCCGTTTCGCCAAAATGTTCGGGCAGGCGCGACACGCGATCGTGGTCTGGAGCATGGGAATCACGCAGCACCGATACGGGACTGATAACGTTCGCGCCATCGTCAACCTGCAGCTCTCGCGTGGAAACATCGGGCGGCCGCATACAGGATTGATGCCCATTCGCGGGCACAGCGGCGTGCAGGGCGGTGCCGAAATGGGAGGCATGCCGTCCGCATACGTCATGGGCTTTCCCGTAACAGAAGACAACGCGAAACGATTCGCAGCGCCGCAAATGTGGGGCTTTGAGCCCCCGAGTTGGAAGGGAATGCCTGCGGCCCATATGGTCCTGGCAGCCGAACGCGGTGAGATCGATGCGCTGTGGCAAAGCGGCGGCAACTTCAAGCAGACGCTGCCGCAGCCGGAGTTAGTCGATCGAGCTCTGGGAAAAATCAAGCTGCGCGTTCATCAGGACATCGTGGTGAATCCGACAATGCTTGTCGATCCTGCCGATACAGTCGTCCTCTTTCCCGCCCGCACACGCTACGAGCAACGTGGTGGCGGCAGTGAGACCAGTACGGAGCGACGCGTTATCTTCAGTCCGGAGATCGCTGGTCCGCGCATTCCTGAAACGAAAGACGAGTGGGAGATTCCCGTTTTGGTCGCGCGCAAGCTCGATCCCGCGCGAGCGCAGAACGCGTTCGCCTGGGCCGATACACAGGACATTCGTAACGAAATCGAGCGCGTCTGTCCTACCTATAAAGGCATCGCCAACCTCAAATACAAGGGCGATAACTTCCAATACGGCGGCAGCCGCTTGCTCGTCGACAAATGCCTCACACCCGACGGCAAAGGTCATTTCTCCGCGGTCGAGCTCCCGGACGAGCACGTGCCCGCAGGCCAGTTCCTGCTCACCACGCGGCGCGGCAAGCAGTTCAACAGCATCATCCACGATGAGACCGACCCACTCACCGGAGCGCGACGTGACGACGTGATCATCTCCACCGAAGACGCCGAGCGTCTGAGCTTAAAGAACGGTGATCCAATCACACTGCGAAATCAGTCAGGCGAGTTCCAAGGACGCGTGCGCGTGGATCGTATCCGCCCCGGAGTTCTGGCAGCACATTGGCCGGAGATCAACGTTCTGATTCCCGCCGGCCGCCTCGATGCCAGTGGCGTGCCCGATTACAACGCGACTGTCGAGATCGTTGGAGCAACCTGCCTGGTAGGAGATGCCGCGGTAGCTGTGGCTTGA
- a CDS encoding DUF4242 domain-containing protein yields MPQFVIEREVPGAGSLSESEIRELSLRSLRALNELGPQIQWLHSYVTEDKVYCVYIAPDENSIREHARRSGIPADRISAVRRLIDPNGLN; encoded by the coding sequence ATGCCCCAGTTTGTCATTGAACGGGAAGTACCAGGCGCTGGGTCCCTCTCCGAGTCCGAAATCCGGGAGCTATCGCTACGCTCGCTGCGTGCGTTGAACGAGCTGGGTCCGCAGATTCAGTGGCTTCACAGCTACGTCACCGAAGACAAGGTCTACTGCGTGTATATCGCGCCAGATGAAAACAGCATCCGCGAGCACGCCCGGCGGTCGGGCATTCCCGCAGACCGCATCTCCGCCGTCCGCAGGCTCATCGACCCGAATGGGTTGAACTGA
- a CDS encoding ATP-dependent DNA ligase, whose amino-acid sequence MLRFAQLCEAVAATPKKLEKRRLVAEYFCAQPEQTASQAAIFLSGDVYPAFSERTLNVGGSIVWRAVQQITGASEQEMSAAYRRTGDLGAAAHLIWPAKFTGSLLTLPDLTKLLDDIAVAHGPAAKLERVTALLRQCSALEAKYAIKIIVGDLRIGMRESLVEEAIAAAYGKPESAVRRANMLLGDIGETLRLAAEDRLTEAQMRLFHPIGFMLAAEVKSSDEALSYFEDAQVEDKYDGVRAQVHCGEGKVRIFSRTQDDIAESFPELIPVFAGVRTQLVLDGEILAWGTDASGAASAGSALPFSALQKRLGRKRVTEKMMREVPVVYVAFDVLFAGDEMVIDRPLRERSELLAQIIAEMPATTSSDGFSEQGSLSFDEETAMVSMPRIFRAPFAAAHTSEDIDRIFVEARARGNEGLMIKNRTSLYAPGRRGHAWLKMKRELATLDCVVTAVEFGNGKRAGVLSDYTFAVRGENGRLMNVGKAYSGLTDAEIAEMTEWFKQHTLADFGHSRLVEPKIVLEVAFNNIMRSDRHESGFALRFPRIVRLRPDKPPEEADTVKRVEEIYLSQHRAE is encoded by the coding sequence ATGCTGCGCTTCGCCCAGCTCTGTGAAGCTGTTGCTGCAACCCCGAAGAAGCTGGAGAAGCGCAGGCTCGTCGCCGAGTACTTTTGCGCGCAGCCGGAGCAGACTGCTTCACAGGCGGCCATTTTCCTCTCCGGCGATGTCTATCCCGCATTTTCTGAGCGTACGCTCAACGTCGGTGGCTCGATCGTTTGGCGAGCCGTGCAGCAGATCACCGGAGCTTCTGAACAGGAGATGTCGGCAGCTTATCGGCGAACCGGAGATCTCGGAGCCGCTGCCCACCTTATATGGCCTGCGAAGTTCACCGGCTCCCTCCTCACTCTTCCCGATTTGACAAAGCTACTTGATGACATCGCAGTCGCGCATGGTCCGGCCGCAAAGCTGGAGAGAGTGACAGCCCTGCTGAGACAATGCTCGGCTCTCGAAGCAAAGTATGCGATCAAAATCATCGTTGGTGATTTGCGCATTGGAATGCGCGAGAGTCTGGTCGAGGAAGCAATTGCCGCAGCCTACGGCAAACCGGAATCAGCCGTACGACGTGCCAACATGCTGCTCGGCGATATCGGCGAAACGTTGCGTCTGGCTGCAGAAGACCGGCTGACTGAAGCACAGATGCGGCTCTTCCACCCGATCGGCTTTATGCTCGCTGCGGAAGTGAAATCGAGTGACGAAGCCCTGTCGTATTTCGAGGATGCCCAGGTGGAGGACAAATACGACGGCGTTCGCGCGCAAGTCCATTGCGGTGAGGGTAAAGTACGCATCTTCTCGCGGACGCAGGACGACATCGCCGAATCATTTCCCGAATTGATACCGGTGTTCGCAGGTGTGCGCACGCAATTGGTCCTCGATGGCGAGATTCTTGCCTGGGGAACGGATGCAAGCGGCGCCGCATCTGCAGGGAGCGCTTTGCCATTCTCTGCTCTACAGAAAAGGCTCGGTCGCAAGCGCGTCACCGAAAAGATGATGCGCGAGGTTCCTGTCGTATACGTCGCCTTCGATGTACTCTTCGCTGGCGATGAGATGGTCATCGATCGTCCGCTGCGGGAACGATCTGAGCTTCTGGCGCAGATCATTGCAGAAATGCCCGCAACCACATCCAGTGATGGCTTCTCTGAGCAGGGCAGCCTTTCTTTTGACGAAGAAACAGCCATGGTATCGATGCCTCGCATATTCCGCGCGCCTTTTGCCGCTGCGCACACATCGGAAGACATCGATCGCATCTTCGTCGAGGCGCGTGCCCGCGGAAATGAAGGTTTGATGATTAAGAATCGCACTTCTCTCTATGCTCCCGGCCGGCGTGGACACGCTTGGCTCAAGATGAAGCGCGAACTGGCGACGCTCGATTGCGTAGTTACCGCAGTCGAGTTTGGAAACGGCAAGCGCGCCGGCGTCTTGAGCGACTACACCTTCGCCGTTCGCGGAGAGAATGGCCGCCTGATGAATGTGGGCAAAGCCTACTCAGGATTGACCGACGCCGAGATTGCAGAGATGACCGAATGGTTCAAGCAGCACACGCTGGCCGACTTCGGTCACTCACGCCTGGTCGAACCGAAGATCGTGCTGGAAGTAGCGTTCAACAACATCATGCGTTCCGATCGGCACGAGAGCGGCTTCGCTCTGCGCTTCCCGCGTATTGTGCGCCTGCGTCCAGACAAGCCGCCGGAAGAGGCGGATACAGTGAAGCGCGTAGAAGAGATCTACTTGAGCCAGCATCGGGCGGAATAA
- a CDS encoding tetratricopeptide repeat protein, with protein METERLNYQFGEFILDVAKGCVIRAGHEVKLRPKVFEALKYLVENSGRLVSKKELIQAVWPDSFVTDDSLVQCTVELRRALDDHKQELLKTVPRRGYLFTANVSRHKAPSESSEENFEREEIAEQRFAKVRKKRFDVPNPRTSLIGREQQVANAAKLLVRPDVRLLTLVGPGGAGKTRLALAVAAAVGDHFTAGVQFVGLGGITNPDLVGSVIVKALDAQQPAGRTFTQAISAELHESGPFLLLLDNFEQLLPAATLIAELLEACPSVKILITSRACLRIYGEQEFPVSPLAQESAMELFVQRARAVRPSFAVTPENEISIREICSKLDGLPLAIELAAARTRVLSPLTMLERLQSRLQLLVGGALDLPQRQQTLRSAIDWSHDLLNEAEQKLFRRLSVFVGGCTLEAVEAVCNTRYDLDLDAFEGVSSLVDKNLVQSLEVHDAEPRFVMLDTIREYALERLRESGEERKVRRAHAAYCLVLAEEGNPELNAVDRDAWLARCDSEIDNFRSSLDWLFQNRELEWGLRLCIALFRFWDMREHLSEGRARLETIVQLAGDDYPRERAQIWTFLGALTTSQGEFEIAQGYLSQSLSLYEELDDKWGIGAALNALAVNTRDLGDYANAQKNFEKSLAFWRAVSDRVSTARGLHNLANVLRLRRDYAGAHAAAREATAIFQELGDRSGAAWSINLEGDISSEQGDITAARELYERALSLFREAGDRWGCARSLADLGLIYANRGEYPSALEAYAEALQIFVDLGHRRGLARSLEGYARLALAQGQPKRALKLAGAAAHLRGVIGAPLRHSEQEKLNQALAPAWDALGQAVGKEAWAEGAAMSFEKAIQYSLEQPQSFSSTHSGR; from the coding sequence TTGGAGACAGAGCGCCTAAACTATCAGTTCGGTGAGTTCATTCTCGACGTCGCCAAGGGATGCGTGATCCGTGCGGGACATGAAGTGAAGCTTCGTCCCAAAGTCTTTGAGGCCCTCAAATACCTGGTTGAGAACTCTGGCCGCCTGGTCAGCAAAAAAGAACTAATTCAAGCCGTATGGCCCGATTCCTTTGTCACCGATGACTCGCTGGTCCAGTGCACGGTCGAGCTTCGCCGTGCGCTCGACGATCACAAACAGGAGTTGCTCAAAACCGTTCCTCGTCGGGGATATCTGTTCACCGCCAATGTCAGTCGGCACAAAGCTCCCTCAGAGTCATCTGAAGAGAATTTCGAGCGAGAAGAAATTGCCGAACAGCGATTCGCAAAGGTACGCAAGAAGCGCTTCGATGTCCCCAATCCGCGCACATCGCTGATCGGTCGTGAGCAACAGGTTGCAAATGCGGCGAAGCTGTTGGTACGCCCCGACGTCCGCTTGTTGACCCTGGTTGGTCCGGGTGGAGCCGGAAAGACGCGGCTGGCCCTCGCAGTCGCTGCTGCTGTCGGTGATCATTTCACGGCAGGCGTACAGTTTGTTGGCTTAGGCGGGATCACCAATCCCGATCTGGTCGGCAGCGTGATTGTCAAAGCCCTTGACGCCCAGCAGCCGGCCGGACGGACATTCACCCAAGCCATCTCCGCCGAACTTCATGAGTCGGGACCTTTTCTGCTTCTCCTCGACAACTTCGAACAACTGCTTCCCGCAGCGACGCTCATTGCCGAACTGCTGGAAGCGTGCCCGTCGGTGAAGATTCTTATCACCAGCCGCGCCTGCCTGCGCATTTATGGGGAGCAGGAGTTTCCCGTATCTCCACTCGCACAAGAGTCAGCCATGGAATTGTTTGTGCAGCGAGCACGAGCGGTGCGGCCGAGTTTCGCAGTTACGCCAGAGAACGAAATTTCAATTCGGGAAATCTGCTCTAAGCTGGATGGATTGCCATTAGCCATCGAACTCGCCGCAGCGAGAACCAGAGTGCTCTCGCCACTCACTATGCTCGAACGATTGCAGAGCCGTCTGCAGTTATTGGTCGGTGGAGCGCTTGATCTGCCGCAGCGTCAGCAAACACTGCGCAGCGCGATCGACTGGAGCCATGATCTGCTGAATGAGGCCGAGCAGAAGCTCTTTCGTCGGCTTTCTGTCTTCGTAGGCGGCTGCACGCTGGAGGCCGTAGAGGCTGTCTGCAACACGCGTTACGACCTCGATCTTGACGCCTTCGAGGGTGTCTCCTCTCTGGTCGATAAGAATCTTGTTCAGAGTCTGGAAGTGCATGATGCGGAACCGCGCTTCGTCATGCTGGACACTATCCGCGAATACGCTCTGGAGCGTCTGCGCGAGAGCGGCGAGGAGCGCAAGGTGCGGCGGGCGCATGCGGCGTATTGCCTGGTGCTCGCGGAAGAGGGGAATCCGGAACTGAATGCGGTCGACCGCGACGCCTGGCTGGCGCGCTGCGACAGCGAGATCGACAACTTTCGCTCATCTCTCGATTGGCTGTTCCAGAATCGGGAACTCGAGTGGGGTTTGCGTTTGTGCATTGCGTTATTCCGCTTTTGGGATATGCGAGAACATTTGAGCGAAGGACGCGCGCGGCTGGAAACGATCGTGCAGCTCGCAGGAGATGACTACCCGCGCGAGCGAGCTCAGATTTGGACCTTCCTGGGCGCGCTGACGACCAGTCAGGGGGAGTTTGAGATTGCACAGGGCTACCTCAGTCAAAGCCTCTCGTTGTATGAGGAACTCGACGACAAGTGGGGAATAGGTGCGGCGCTCAATGCGCTGGCGGTCAACACTCGCGATTTAGGCGACTACGCCAACGCGCAGAAGAATTTCGAAAAAAGCCTCGCCTTTTGGCGAGCAGTTTCTGACCGCGTGTCCACGGCACGGGGCCTTCACAACCTCGCCAATGTGCTCCGTCTTCGTCGCGATTATGCCGGCGCGCACGCTGCGGCCCGCGAGGCTACGGCAATCTTTCAGGAACTCGGGGACCGCAGCGGCGCTGCATGGTCCATCAACTTGGAGGGCGACATTTCGTCTGAACAGGGCGATATCACTGCGGCCAGGGAACTCTACGAGCGGGCTCTCTCTCTGTTCCGTGAAGCCGGCGACCGCTGGGGCTGCGCGCGTTCCCTGGCCGATCTCGGGCTTATTTATGCCAATCGGGGCGAGTATCCCTCAGCGCTGGAGGCATATGCCGAGGCGCTGCAGATCTTTGTCGATCTTGGGCATCGACGCGGTTTGGCCCGAAGCCTGGAAGGATACGCACGTCTGGCGCTAGCTCAAGGACAACCCAAACGCGCACTGAAGCTCGCCGGCGCCGCTGCTCATCTGCGCGGGGTGATCGGCGCCCCGTTGAGGCACTCGGAACAGGAAAAGCTCAATCAGGCGCTTGCCCCGGCTTGGGATGCGTTAGGCCAGGCGGTTGGTAAAGAGGCTTGGGCGGAAGGGGCTGCGATGAGCTTCGAGAAGGCGATCCAGTACTCGCTGGAACAGCCGCAATCCTTCAGTTCAACCCATTCGGGTCGATGA
- a CDS encoding class I SAM-dependent rRNA methyltransferase: MPAPRVRSSPPVALSSFSVRVNTRAAARLRSGHPWTYRSDLDPEIELPRGEVVRIADQLDRTLGYALSSSTSQIALRMISERECSSRDLPGIVIERIRAAIAYRERLGIPERSNAYRVVFSEADQLPGLIVDRYNDVLAFQVLTQAMDRAEVRNSVVQTLRDEMRPAGIVERVETRIRELEELPAIAGGLIAGSKSNTTVEMNATASSPALRFQYDALGGQKTGAFLDQRENYAAAECYARGAAMDVFCYRGGFALHLSRVCSQVTGVDASREALEAAEENFALNRDSLRAPEIEWIEGNAFDLLRDWSDAGRKFGTIVLDPPAFAKTKRALPTALRGYKELNLRALRMLEPGGILVTCSCSHHVGQDDFLSMLAEAARDAHRRIRLLEVRGQSQDHPVVAGIPETAYLKCVIAYVE; this comes from the coding sequence ATGCCCGCCCCCCGCGTTCGCAGTTCGCCACCTGTAGCTCTTTCGTCATTCAGCGTTCGAGTCAATACCCGCGCAGCGGCGCGCCTGCGTTCTGGTCACCCTTGGACGTATCGCTCGGATTTGGACCCTGAAATCGAGTTACCGAGAGGTGAGGTGGTTCGTATCGCGGACCAACTCGACCGCACTCTTGGCTACGCGTTATCGAGTTCTACCTCCCAAATCGCGCTGCGAATGATCTCGGAACGCGAATGCTCGAGCCGCGATCTGCCCGGCATCGTCATAGAACGCATACGCGCCGCCATCGCCTATCGTGAGCGCCTCGGAATTCCTGAGCGGTCAAACGCGTATCGCGTCGTCTTCAGCGAAGCCGACCAATTGCCCGGATTGATCGTCGATCGCTATAACGATGTGCTCGCCTTTCAGGTTCTAACCCAGGCTATGGATCGCGCCGAAGTTCGAAATTCCGTTGTGCAAACGTTGCGCGATGAAATGCGACCGGCGGGAATTGTGGAGCGCGTCGAGACGCGTATTCGCGAACTGGAAGAGCTGCCCGCGATTGCAGGCGGCCTGATCGCCGGATCGAAATCAAACACCACAGTTGAAATGAACGCTACGGCTAGTTCGCCTGCGTTGCGTTTTCAGTACGACGCTTTGGGAGGTCAAAAGACGGGCGCTTTTCTCGATCAGCGGGAGAACTACGCTGCCGCCGAGTGCTACGCTCGCGGAGCGGCGATGGACGTTTTCTGCTATCGAGGCGGATTTGCTCTGCATCTCTCGCGCGTTTGCTCGCAAGTTACCGGCGTGGACGCCTCCCGCGAGGCACTCGAAGCCGCAGAAGAGAACTTCGCACTCAATCGTGATTCACTACGCGCGCCAGAGATCGAATGGATCGAAGGCAATGCCTTTGACCTTCTGCGCGACTGGTCAGACGCTGGCCGGAAGTTCGGCACAATCGTCCTGGATCCCCCGGCCTTTGCCAAAACTAAACGCGCTCTCCCAACCGCTCTTCGCGGGTATAAAGAGCTGAATCTGCGCGCCCTGAGGATGTTGGAGCCTGGCGGCATCCTCGTGACCTGCTCGTGCTCGCATCATGTCGGCCAGGACGATTTCCTCTCCATGCTCGCTGAAGCCGCACGTGATGCACATCGCCGCATCCGCCTGCTCGAAGTGCGGGGCCAGAGCCAGGATCATCCGGTGGTCGCCGGCATTCCCGAAACGGCGTATTTGAAGTGCGTGATTGCATACGTTGAATAA
- a CDS encoding OFA family MFS transporter, with protein sequence MMPSNNIPNRWGIAVAAVVMQICLGAAYGWSVFVKPLIGVEHWTLTQVSLTFTLAILFLGVGTVIGGLWMDRVGPRKVATVAGILYGVSYMLASLAAGKHSLSGLYLSYGVIGGLGMGMGYITPVATLVKWFPDKRGLMTGVAVCGYGFGALVMSPFAAREILSKGVPATFLTLGIVYFIGVVVAAQFYANPPQGWTLPGWQPKTAVSKAAGTYDYTVKEAVATWQFYLLWAMLFLNVSAGIMIISQASPMAQQMIRMTAVQAAGMVGVISIFNGLGRVFWAWVSDHIGRARVYFLLFLIQVVVFFSLPHISNVTVFSIAFAIIGLCYGGGFGTMPSFTADYFGAKYMGGIYGWILLAWGAGAIPSPIMIARLRQVTGQYTTGIYVIAIVMAASLVLPLIARRPTKESAVVTQLKAAS encoded by the coding sequence ATGATGCCTTCTAACAATATCCCGAACCGCTGGGGGATCGCAGTTGCCGCGGTGGTGATGCAAATCTGCCTGGGCGCTGCTTATGGCTGGAGCGTCTTTGTCAAACCTCTGATCGGCGTCGAGCATTGGACACTCACGCAAGTCTCCTTAACGTTCACCCTTGCCATTCTGTTTCTCGGCGTGGGCACGGTGATTGGCGGCTTGTGGATGGACCGCGTTGGTCCGCGCAAAGTAGCAACTGTGGCCGGCATACTTTACGGCGTGAGTTACATGCTCGCCTCGCTGGCGGCCGGCAAGCATTCCCTAAGTGGGCTCTACCTCAGTTACGGCGTGATCGGCGGATTGGGAATGGGAATGGGATACATCACGCCCGTCGCAACACTAGTGAAGTGGTTTCCCGATAAGCGCGGCCTGATGACCGGCGTAGCGGTTTGCGGATACGGATTTGGCGCTCTCGTGATGAGTCCATTCGCCGCGCGCGAGATTCTCTCCAAAGGTGTTCCAGCGACTTTTCTTACTCTCGGAATCGTATATTTCATCGGCGTCGTCGTGGCCGCCCAGTTCTACGCGAATCCTCCCCAAGGTTGGACTCTCCCCGGATGGCAGCCGAAGACTGCGGTTTCCAAGGCGGCGGGTACTTACGATTACACCGTGAAAGAAGCGGTCGCGACGTGGCAGTTCTATCTGTTGTGGGCGATGCTCTTTCTGAATGTCTCCGCCGGAATCATGATCATCAGTCAAGCATCGCCCATGGCGCAGCAGATGATCCGCATGACTGCCGTGCAGGCGGCGGGCATGGTGGGCGTGATCTCTATTTTCAATGGACTCGGCCGCGTCTTCTGGGCCTGGGTCTCAGACCATATCGGGAGAGCACGAGTTTACTTCCTGCTCTTTCTCATTCAGGTCGTGGTGTTCTTCTCCCTGCCGCACATTTCAAACGTAACCGTATTTAGCATCGCCTTCGCCATCATCGGCCTCTGCTACGGCGGCGGCTTCGGTACCATGCCCTCTTTCACCGCCGACTACTTCGGCGCCAAGTACATGGGCGGAATCTATGGCTGGATTCTGCTGGCCTGGGGAGCCGGCGCGATTCCGTCTCCCATCATGATTGCGCGCCTGCGGCAAGTGACAGGACAGTACACGACGGGGATCTACGTTATTGCGATCGTCATGGCAGCGTCGCTGGTGTTGCCGCTCATCGCGCGACGTCCGACGAAAGAGAGTGCAGTCGTAACTCAGCTCAAAGCGGCAAGCTGA